From Pseudothermotoga thermarum DSM 5069, a single genomic window includes:
- a CDS encoding PstC family ABC transporter permease encodes MKKVKEILLICISALAAVVAAAFLFGIVSMLFSDSLKAIREIGRGLFTFGWFPVWAEPEFGILTMFLNSLALTSWTCLWVWFVGIGIAIYLHMYANSWERSFILRILEYISGIPSVVLGMFGVLVLAKLFLKFGAWTGQNFLNASIMLFVLTIPMMTSLTFQSLEKVPKEIKEGAISLGASDLSVIVMELRYATPGVVAAMLTVLNRIFGETMIVLMVAGGSNMLVRSLIDPIRPLTAVIGSEMGEAGIGSLHYSALFFIGLFLLSVSLFLTITVNFIMRRSEKMLRG; translated from the coding sequence ATGAAAAAGGTTAAAGAAATCCTTCTAATTTGCATTTCTGCTTTGGCTGCCGTCGTGGCGGCAGCTTTCTTGTTTGGCATAGTTTCAATGTTATTCAGTGATTCTCTCAAAGCTATCAGAGAAATTGGGAGAGGTTTGTTCACCTTTGGTTGGTTTCCAGTTTGGGCGGAGCCGGAATTTGGAATTCTCACCATGTTTCTAAACTCTTTGGCTTTGACAAGCTGGACATGCTTGTGGGTGTGGTTTGTTGGCATAGGAATTGCAATCTATCTGCACATGTACGCAAACAGCTGGGAAAGGAGTTTTATACTTCGCATCCTTGAGTACATAAGTGGTATTCCTTCGGTTGTACTTGGAATGTTTGGCGTGCTTGTTTTGGCAAAACTTTTTTTGAAATTTGGAGCTTGGACTGGACAGAATTTCTTGAACGCTTCGATAATGCTTTTTGTTCTAACCATACCTATGATGACGAGTTTGACCTTCCAATCTTTGGAGAAAGTTCCAAAGGAGATAAAAGAGGGTGCAATTTCCCTTGGTGCAAGCGATTTATCCGTGATCGTAATGGAACTTAGGTATGCCACCCCCGGCGTTGTGGCAGCAATGCTAACCGTTTTAAATCGCATTTTTGGTGAAACTATGATTGTTTTAATGGTTGCAGGTGGAAGCAACATGTTAGTGCGATCGCTTATAGATCCTATAAGACCACTGACTGCTGTTATCGGAAGTGAAATGGGAGAAGCGGGAATTGGAAGTTTACACTATAGTGCCTTATTCTTCATAGGACTTTTTCTTCTTTCTGTATCTCTTTTCTTGACCATAACCGTGAATTTTATAATGCGAAGAAGTGAGAAAATGTTGAGGGGTTGA
- a CDS encoding ABC transporter permease yields the protein MIRLNEIVEISLRSIYVNTFATALASFIAIPFALVVDFWKSKFKNVVVLIFQSLMGIPPVLVGLLVFLLFSRSGPFGGLDILFSSTAMIIAQVLIAFPIVFSVCYSHFSRTDEKLKLIVKTLGASNLQAAATIVRESLPGVISAVLTAFGRVAGEVGAVMIVGGNIAGRTRVLTTAIVLYTNLGKFKEAIFAGLCLLAIAIGVNLIATFISFRWR from the coding sequence GTGATTCGGTTGAACGAAATAGTGGAGATCAGCCTTAGATCGATTTACGTCAACACTTTTGCAACGGCTTTGGCTTCTTTCATTGCCATACCGTTTGCTCTTGTTGTTGATTTTTGGAAATCCAAATTCAAAAACGTTGTAGTCTTGATATTTCAATCTTTAATGGGAATACCTCCTGTGCTTGTTGGACTACTTGTCTTTTTGCTTTTCTCAAGGTCTGGACCTTTTGGAGGTTTGGATATACTCTTTTCTTCGACTGCAATGATAATTGCCCAAGTTTTGATAGCCTTTCCTATAGTTTTCAGCGTATGCTACAGCCATTTTTCACGAACTGACGAAAAGTTGAAGCTTATCGTGAAAACCCTTGGGGCAAGTAACTTACAAGCTGCGGCAACCATAGTTAGAGAATCCTTGCCAGGGGTTATTTCAGCGGTTTTGACGGCTTTTGGAAGAGTTGCCGGAGAAGTTGGCGCGGTGATGATAGTGGGAGGAAACATCGCAGGAAGAACTAGGGTTTTGACCACCGCTATAGTTTTGTACACAAACCTTGGAAAGTTCAAAGAGGCGATCTTTGCTGGACTTTGTTTGCTTGCGATTGCCATTGGTGTGAACCTAATCGCCACGTTCATTTCTTTCAGGTGGAGATAG
- the moaC gene encoding cyclic pyranopterin monophosphate synthase MoaC: MVEKFSHIDESRNVHMVDVTFKQDSERIAVAHAKVKMKKETLQAILQDKIAKGNVLTTAKVAAIMAAKKTSDLIPMCHNINLTHVDVNFSFDEEQNFIEIKSTVKCVGKTGAEMEALTAAAIAALTIYDMCKAIDKTMEICEIYLLEKSGGKSGEYRREDNR; this comes from the coding sequence ATGGTCGAAAAGTTCTCACACATTGATGAAAGCAGAAATGTTCACATGGTTGATGTAACTTTTAAGCAAGACAGCGAAAGAATTGCTGTAGCACATGCAAAGGTTAAGATGAAAAAAGAAACGCTGCAAGCCATCCTTCAGGATAAAATCGCCAAGGGGAATGTTTTGACGACGGCAAAAGTCGCGGCGATCATGGCTGCCAAAAAAACCTCGGATTTGATACCTATGTGTCACAACATAAACTTAACCCATGTTGATGTGAATTTTTCTTTCGATGAAGAACAGAATTTCATAGAGATAAAATCGACTGTAAAGTGTGTTGGTAAAACCGGCGCAGAAATGGAGGCTTTAACTGCTGCTGCAATTGCGGCGTTGACTATTTACGACATGTGCAAGGCGATTGACAAAACGATGGAAATTTGCGAAATTTATCTGCTTGAAAAAAGTGGGGGTAAATCCGGTGAATACAGGCGAGAGGATAACCGGTAA
- the pstB gene encoding phosphate ABC transporter ATP-binding protein PstB yields the protein MSNIVFEVKDLCAYYDDHRVLSNVNVKIVEKKITAIMGPSGCGKTTFLRCLNRLNEFSPSFKMTGKIFFKGQDIQTIKNVNEYRRKVTMVFQKPNPFPMSIFDNVAYGLRLMGIKDKHELAWRVQMALEKAALWDEVKDKLKKPAVQLSGGQQQRLCIARALAIEPEVILLDEPTSALDPVATAKIERLLESLSEQYTVIIVTHSMSQALRISDYILFFYQGRLIEYGETSEMVKFPQHEITRQFLTGKIG from the coding sequence ATGAGTAATATAGTATTCGAGGTTAAAGACCTTTGCGCATATTACGACGATCATCGTGTTTTGAGCAACGTGAATGTGAAGATCGTGGAGAAAAAGATAACCGCAATCATGGGACCGTCTGGATGTGGAAAAACTACCTTTCTTAGGTGTCTAAACAGATTGAACGAGTTCTCACCCAGTTTTAAAATGACTGGAAAAATATTTTTCAAAGGGCAAGATATACAGACCATCAAGAACGTAAACGAATATCGACGCAAAGTCACTATGGTTTTTCAAAAACCCAATCCTTTTCCTATGTCCATTTTTGACAACGTCGCCTATGGGTTAAGATTAATGGGCATAAAGGATAAGCACGAACTGGCATGGAGAGTTCAAATGGCATTGGAGAAAGCGGCACTTTGGGACGAGGTGAAAGACAAGCTTAAAAAACCTGCCGTTCAACTTTCCGGTGGTCAGCAGCAGAGACTTTGCATAGCAAGAGCCTTAGCGATTGAACCGGAGGTTATACTGCTTGATGAACCAACTTCTGCTCTTGATCCCGTTGCAACGGCGAAAATCGAAAGACTTTTGGAATCGCTGTCAGAACAGTACACCGTGATAATTGTCACACACAGTATGTCCCAAGCGCTCAGAATTAGCGATTATATCCTCTTCTTTTATCAAGGAAGGTTAATAGAATACGGTGAGACTTCGGAAATGGTGAAATTCCCGCAACACGAGATTACGCGTCAGTTTTTGACGGGTAAAATAGGTTGA
- a CDS encoding sensor histidine kinase, with translation MGLVTSWDEIIEKFRPLLFVTSNAVWFYPSSGLPDEIKQRLDDSKIFFVNAVAHELFTPITAMLGLVEIAKEGENVQENLLKIEKHLLRMQRIVEQLLLLSKIEREDYIPTFAEIELDLFIKTFLSEFEQRRKEKNLRFEISVAGNIKVDPEAFKIALRNFISNSIKYSKNDGVIIIRTENNFLIIEDRGVGIPEKDLKYVTSRFYRASNARNYSGSGLGLAIAKHLLRKFGIDWAIHSKVNLGTTVFIDLGSIKI, from the coding sequence ATGGGGTTGGTTACAAGCTGGGATGAGATAATTGAAAAGTTTCGTCCACTGCTTTTTGTAACTTCAAATGCGGTATGGTTCTATCCATCGAGTGGTTTGCCCGACGAAATCAAACAACGTTTGGATGATTCTAAAATCTTCTTCGTCAACGCAGTTGCACATGAATTGTTCACACCGATAACCGCAATGCTAGGGTTGGTTGAGATAGCCAAAGAGGGAGAGAATGTTCAAGAAAACCTTTTGAAAATAGAAAAACACCTTCTAAGGATGCAAAGAATAGTCGAGCAACTGCTCTTGTTGTCAAAGATTGAGCGTGAAGATTACATCCCAACATTTGCCGAAATAGAACTTGATTTGTTCATCAAAACATTTCTGAGTGAATTTGAACAAAGGCGCAAAGAGAAAAACTTGCGATTCGAGATCTCTGTTGCGGGAAACATCAAAGTTGATCCGGAAGCTTTCAAAATCGCGCTGAGAAACTTCATTTCAAATTCCATAAAGTATTCCAAAAACGATGGAGTTATCATCATTCGAACGGAAAACAACTTTTTGATAATTGAAGACAGGGGAGTAGGAATACCAGAAAAGGATTTAAAGTATGTTACATCGCGCTTTTATAGAGCAAGCAACGCTAGGAATTACAGTGGATCTGGCCTTGGACTTGCAATTGCTAAACATTTGCTTAGAAAATTTGGGATAGATTGGGCAATCCACTCAAAGGTGAATTTAGGAACAACAGTTTTCATCGACCTTGGAAGTATTAAGATTTGA
- a CDS encoding substrate-binding domain-containing protein, whose translation MTILFLLSSVVCFSSKLLMATTTSLYNTGLLDVLKTEFEKRYKHSLTILAVGSGMALEMGRKGLVDLLFVHSPEDEELFMKQGFGEKRVSIMQNEFIVVGPTEFDISYKGLEDLFSQIVERRFLFVSRGDESGTHRMEMKIWSQIGKKPDSKSYISTGQGMATTLLIANEKRAFTLTDRATYEFLKSKLNMKIFIEGDPRLKNVYSVIVVSPKTGKRVNYPVAMEFLEFITSKEALNLIENFSINGVKLFEVIAQPSGDSVERNSGDQP comes from the coding sequence TTGACCATCCTCTTTTTGCTTTCAAGCGTGGTTTGTTTCTCATCCAAATTGTTGATGGCAACGACGACGAGTTTGTACAACACGGGGCTTTTGGATGTTTTGAAAACCGAGTTTGAAAAAAGGTACAAACATAGTTTGACAATACTCGCCGTCGGCTCAGGTATGGCTTTGGAGATGGGAAGAAAGGGTTTGGTTGACCTTCTCTTTGTTCATTCACCGGAGGATGAAGAGCTTTTCATGAAGCAAGGCTTTGGGGAAAAACGAGTGAGCATTATGCAAAACGAATTCATCGTTGTTGGTCCTACAGAGTTTGATATTTCATACAAAGGTTTGGAGGATCTTTTTTCACAAATTGTTGAAAGAAGGTTTTTATTCGTTTCGCGGGGCGATGAATCGGGTACACACAGGATGGAGATGAAGATATGGTCACAGATAGGCAAGAAGCCCGACTCTAAAAGCTACATATCCACCGGTCAGGGTATGGCGACAACCCTTTTGATAGCCAACGAAAAAAGGGCGTTCACCTTGACGGATAGAGCCACTTACGAATTTTTAAAATCGAAGTTGAACATGAAGATTTTTATCGAAGGTGATCCAAGGTTGAAGAATGTCTACAGCGTTATAGTTGTAAGTCCAAAGACTGGAAAAAGGGTCAATTACCCTGTTGCCATGGAGTTTCTCGAATTCATCACAAGCAAAGAGGCTTTAAATCTTATAGAGAATTTTTCCATCAACGGTGTTAAACTTTTTGAGGTAATAGCACAACCAAGTGGTGATTCGGTTGAACGAAATAGTGGAGATCAGCCTTAG
- a CDS encoding MOSC domain-containing protein: MNTGERITGKVLSVNISFQKGVRKKPVEEIELVENFGVKNDAHAGNWHRQVSMLSVKSIEKAKSWGIQVGYGDFAENITVDVPDIWRFPVGTKVYINECVLEITQVGKECHEKCVIAKSVGRCVMPIEGIFLRVLKGGKVKKGDNVVFEI, translated from the coding sequence GTGAATACAGGCGAGAGGATAACCGGTAAGGTTCTTTCGGTGAACATTTCTTTCCAAAAAGGAGTTAGAAAAAAGCCGGTTGAAGAAATAGAACTTGTGGAAAATTTCGGTGTGAAAAACGATGCTCACGCTGGAAATTGGCACAGGCAAGTTTCTATGCTTTCAGTTAAAAGCATAGAAAAAGCCAAAAGTTGGGGTATTCAAGTTGGATACGGTGACTTTGCTGAAAACATAACGGTTGATGTACCGGACATATGGCGTTTTCCGGTTGGCACAAAGGTTTACATCAACGAATGCGTCCTTGAAATAACTCAAGTGGGAAAAGAATGTCACGAAAAATGCGTCATAGCCAAGTCAGTTGGAAGATGTGTCATGCCGATTGAAGGAATCTTTCTGAGAGTTTTAAAGGGTGGCAAGGTAAAGAAAGGAGACAATGTCGTATTTGAAATATGA
- a CDS encoding response regulator transcription factor: MAKILVVEDEEDVRDVIVRYLKTDSHEVLPAASIEDMYNVLEKECVDVLILDLMLPDGDAMDEIPTIRVLCPSTFIIVVTALREDKNKILGLEMGADDYVTKPFHPRELVARVRAILRRKNSLYTKELVYKDMKLSVDERVLYIGEKMVELSSKEFEILFLMFKNPRKIFSRMELLENVWRDEERNERIVDVYISMLRKKLGKERLVTVHGVGYKLG; this comes from the coding sequence ATGGCGAAGATATTGGTTGTCGAAGATGAAGAAGATGTAAGAGACGTAATAGTTAGGTATTTAAAAACCGATTCGCATGAAGTTTTACCAGCAGCTTCCATAGAGGATATGTACAACGTGCTGGAAAAAGAATGCGTCGACGTACTCATATTGGATTTGATGCTTCCAGATGGTGACGCGATGGATGAGATACCAACCATAAGAGTTTTGTGCCCCTCGACCTTCATAATAGTTGTGACCGCTTTGAGGGAGGACAAAAACAAAATATTGGGACTGGAGATGGGCGCAGACGATTACGTGACAAAGCCTTTTCATCCAAGAGAACTCGTCGCCAGGGTGAGAGCTATTCTGCGTCGAAAAAATTCGCTTTACACCAAAGAATTGGTTTACAAAGACATGAAACTCTCAGTCGATGAACGCGTCCTTTACATTGGTGAGAAAATGGTCGAACTTTCAAGCAAGGAATTTGAAATACTCTTTTTGATGTTCAAAAATCCTCGAAAAATCTTCTCCAGAATGGAGCTTTTAGAAAACGTTTGGAGAGATGAGGAAAGAAACGAAAGAATAGTCGATGTCTACATAAGTATGCTTAGGAAAAAGCTTGGAAAAGAAAGATTGGTGACCGTTCATGGGGTTGGTTACAAGCTGGGATGA
- a CDS encoding PstS family phosphate ABC transporter substrate-binding protein translates to MVVSLASILAAQTLIIKGSNTVYPIAQLWVEEFSKMYPGVKITLEGAGSSTGIKALLEGTANIANSSRFLKKSEIDAMMNSGKYFVPIIVAYDGIAVIVNPNLPIDSISLETLKKIYTGEITQWNQVDPKLPNKRIVVYSRNTASGTFETWLEKVLHGEKMASHVQFVESTQAEIESVANNQFAIGYTGLGYVTSKVKALKVEGVAPTIENVLNGTYPISRPLYIFIDLSRYNYSWPEKGIVADFVRFILSPAGQKLVEKAGYVPAYGTAR, encoded by the coding sequence ATGGTAGTTTCTCTGGCAAGCATTCTGGCCGCCCAAACTTTGATAATCAAAGGATCCAACACCGTTTATCCCATCGCTCAACTTTGGGTCGAGGAATTTTCAAAGATGTACCCCGGCGTGAAAATCACCCTAGAAGGCGCAGGTTCAAGCACGGGTATCAAGGCTTTGCTCGAAGGTACAGCAAACATAGCCAATTCAAGTCGATTTCTGAAAAAAAGCGAAATCGACGCTATGATGAACTCTGGCAAATACTTCGTTCCTATAATCGTTGCTTACGATGGTATAGCGGTCATTGTCAACCCCAATTTACCGATCGATTCCATATCTCTGGAAACTTTGAAGAAAATTTACACCGGCGAAATCACCCAATGGAACCAAGTCGATCCAAAACTCCCAAACAAAAGAATTGTCGTCTATTCGAGGAACACCGCCTCTGGAACCTTTGAGACTTGGCTTGAAAAGGTTTTGCATGGTGAAAAAATGGCTTCGCACGTTCAGTTTGTCGAATCGACACAAGCTGAAATAGAAAGCGTTGCAAACAATCAGTTTGCAATTGGTTACACTGGACTTGGTTATGTTACCAGTAAAGTTAAGGCGTTGAAAGTAGAAGGAGTTGCTCCAACAATCGAAAACGTCTTAAATGGGACCTATCCAATCAGCAGACCTTTGTACATTTTCATAGACTTGAGCAGATACAATTACAGTTGGCCAGAAAAGGGAATTGTTGCAGATTTTGTTAGGTTCATCCTTTCTCCAGCGGGCCAGAAGTTGGTCGAAAAAGCAGGCTACGTTCCTGCGTACGGGACGGCGAGATGA
- a CDS encoding PstA family ABC transporter permease, which yields MKWFLRVISYVVFAAVLSVIITITVPGIKHFFKPGFFTEFPKAGMTEGGIFPALIGSLLLICLVFAISIPLGLFATIFVAEFAPKRISWLLQNFSITMNGIPSIVYGLFGLSFFCVKLSLGTSLISASLTLTAMAVPFFISGAVEFLKAVPKELREGVLALGANRFDLTLMVLKASKSGLLTTLILTLGRAFSETAPILVTGAVFYAARLPGSLRDPVMTLPTSIYAIVMNLGERSQWMAQGMASLMTIVMIAIYSVVQMSRR from the coding sequence ATGAAATGGTTTCTTAGAGTTATCAGCTACGTGGTTTTTGCAGCGGTTTTATCCGTGATAATAACCATAACGGTGCCAGGAATTAAACACTTTTTTAAACCAGGTTTTTTCACAGAATTTCCAAAAGCCGGAATGACAGAGGGAGGGATTTTTCCTGCGCTAATAGGCTCTCTTCTTTTGATTTGCCTTGTATTTGCGATATCGATCCCTTTAGGACTGTTTGCCACGATTTTTGTGGCGGAATTTGCTCCAAAGAGAATATCATGGTTGCTTCAAAATTTCAGTATAACGATGAATGGCATACCTTCCATCGTCTATGGACTTTTTGGTTTAAGTTTTTTCTGCGTGAAACTTTCCCTTGGCACGTCTTTGATCTCAGCTTCCTTGACGTTGACGGCAATGGCTGTGCCGTTCTTCATCTCAGGTGCGGTGGAATTTCTAAAAGCTGTTCCAAAGGAGCTTAGAGAGGGAGTTTTAGCACTTGGGGCAAATAGATTTGACCTAACGTTGATGGTTTTAAAGGCTAGCAAAAGCGGATTGCTGACAACACTCATTCTTACCCTTGGAAGAGCTTTCAGCGAAACAGCACCAATTCTCGTGACAGGCGCAGTTTTTTACGCCGCAAGGTTACCAGGCTCTCTTCGAGATCCGGTGATGACGCTTCCAACAAGTATATACGCCATCGTGATGAATCTTGGAGAGAGATCTCAATGGATGGCGCAAGGTATGGCAAGTTTGATGACGATCGTGATGATAGCGATATACTCTGTTGTTCAAATGAGCAGGAGGTAG
- the phoU gene encoding phosphate signaling complex protein PhoU — MTERTIHYEREMKILQDKLTEFLNNVESLFEKTLLALKTGNEVLIKQIEEQDDYFDKLDSEIQSIAFDIIAKYQPLADDLRFVVAMIGLSIDLERIADECVNIAQLARQVQRGVESFSAWQSLNDMIRIILTMFTGTVQAFSNKDLNLAVKVWKKDDEVDMLHNHGHQELIQLACKETNQNLIRVYLEEAFLIRHLERIADHLTNIVEKLYFMEIGQQLKDLMYKKEEKG; from the coding sequence ATGACCGAGAGAACTATTCATTACGAAAGGGAAATGAAGATACTTCAGGACAAACTGACTGAGTTTCTAAACAATGTGGAGAGTTTGTTTGAAAAAACGTTGCTTGCGCTGAAAACGGGGAATGAGGTGTTGATAAAACAAATAGAAGAGCAGGATGATTATTTTGACAAGTTGGATTCGGAGATTCAATCCATAGCTTTTGACATAATCGCCAAGTATCAACCATTGGCAGATGATTTAAGGTTCGTCGTTGCAATGATAGGTCTTTCAATTGATCTTGAGAGGATCGCCGACGAATGCGTTAACATAGCGCAGCTCGCAAGGCAAGTACAGCGAGGTGTGGAAAGCTTTTCGGCTTGGCAGTCGCTCAACGACATGATAAGAATCATCTTGACTATGTTCACAGGTACCGTGCAAGCGTTTTCAAACAAAGACTTAAACCTTGCCGTCAAAGTTTGGAAAAAGGATGACGAAGTTGATATGCTGCACAACCATGGTCATCAAGAGTTGATTCAGCTAGCTTGTAAAGAAACTAACCAAAATCTCATCAGAGTTTATCTTGAAGAGGCGTTTTTGATTAGACACCTTGAAAGAATAGCAGATCATCTGACAAACATCGTTGAAAAGCTCTATTTTATGGAGATAGGTCAGCAGTTGAAAGATTTGATGTACAAAAAGGAAGAAAAAGGGTGA
- a CDS encoding ABC transporter ATP-binding protein, translating into MFVYEIENLLFSYDTKFTLKVEKLQISKGITYVKGPIGSGKTTLLLNLAFLLKGTWKTFKFFGQGVGDDNFESFRKMVTYIPQHPVLLRRTVFENIAYPLLIRKFSKEEIVRKVRKVAEDLKINHIFEKKAEQLSGGQAKLVCIARAFVFDPKVVLLDEPTANLDELAKGMLYSFLKVRSKETTMIIASHDEEIFGNVPCNAVLQIKEGKILKS; encoded by the coding sequence ATGTTTGTGTATGAAATAGAGAACCTGCTGTTCAGCTACGACACGAAGTTTACTTTGAAAGTTGAAAAACTTCAAATCTCGAAAGGAATCACGTACGTCAAAGGTCCTATTGGTAGCGGCAAGACAACGCTTTTACTCAACCTTGCCTTTTTGCTAAAAGGAACATGGAAAACGTTCAAGTTTTTCGGGCAAGGAGTGGGGGACGATAATTTTGAATCCTTCAGAAAAATGGTGACGTATATTCCACAACATCCAGTTTTGCTGAGAAGAACCGTTTTTGAAAATATTGCGTATCCTTTGCTCATCAGGAAATTTAGTAAAGAAGAAATTGTACGCAAAGTGCGAAAGGTTGCTGAAGATTTGAAAATCAATCATATTTTTGAAAAAAAAGCCGAGCAACTGTCTGGAGGACAGGCAAAGCTTGTTTGCATAGCAAGGGCTTTCGTTTTTGATCCAAAAGTTGTTTTGCTGGATGAGCCAACTGCAAACTTGGACGAACTTGCAAAAGGAATGCTTTACAGTTTCTTGAAAGTTCGATCGAAGGAAACAACCATGATCATAGCATCCCACGATGAAGAGATCTTTGGGAATGTTCCGTGCAATGCTGTTTTACAAATCAAGGAAGGAAAAATCCTCAAATCTTAA
- the speB gene encoding agmatinase, whose translation MKRYVIVGVPFDGTTSFMPSARYGPTLVRHALKHLLEPYVFEYDVDLAKINVFDSGDAEIVAGDVIKTLENVAKHIQRNFVESGGDFLIVLGGEHTVSYAPVNYLKPKSFLVFDTHFDLCDEYQGTKWSHACVTRRIHELGIQVLLVGVRSAMKQEIDYARENKISWIHAKDFSLEKFIQEVKKLPDPVYLSIDIDVFDIGLVDDTGTPEPGGLNFWQLLGAFEWLFSNKRVVGFDIVEVAGTSLASKSAITAGKLLKYLIALCEVNQKA comes from the coding sequence ATGAAAAGGTATGTGATAGTAGGTGTTCCGTTCGATGGAACGACTTCTTTTATGCCTTCGGCAAGGTATGGTCCAACTCTGGTAAGACATGCCTTAAAACATTTACTTGAACCCTATGTATTTGAATACGATGTTGATCTTGCAAAGATCAACGTTTTTGACAGCGGTGATGCTGAAATCGTGGCTGGTGATGTTATAAAAACTTTAGAAAATGTGGCTAAGCATATCCAAAGAAACTTTGTCGAAAGCGGAGGAGACTTTTTGATCGTACTTGGAGGAGAACACACCGTTAGTTACGCACCCGTGAACTATCTAAAGCCAAAAAGCTTTCTTGTTTTCGATACGCATTTTGATCTTTGCGATGAATATCAAGGAACAAAATGGAGTCATGCGTGCGTGACAAGAAGAATTCACGAGCTTGGAATACAAGTTTTGCTGGTTGGTGTTAGAAGTGCAATGAAGCAGGAAATTGACTATGCAAGAGAAAACAAAATATCGTGGATTCATGCAAAGGATTTTTCCCTCGAAAAGTTCATCCAAGAAGTTAAGAAATTGCCTGACCCTGTTTATTTGTCGATTGACATCGATGTTTTCGACATCGGTTTGGTTGACGATACCGGTACTCCAGAGCCTGGAGGACTTAACTTTTGGCAACTTTTGGGAGCTTTTGAGTGGCTTTTTTCAAACAAAAGGGTTGTCGGATTCGATATAGTAGAAGTCGCCGGAACAAGTTTAGCTTCCAAAAGTGCAATAACAGCTGGTAAGCTTTTAAAGTATTTGATAGCGCTGTGTGAGGTAAATCAAAAAGCTTAG
- the moaA gene encoding GTP 3',8-cyclase MoaA: MIDKYGRKITYLRISVTDRCNFDCFYCIGENRSFIDEENLMKLNEIEILAEVFKKIGIKKVRITGGEPLCREDIVDIVRLFAKEFSVAMTTNGSLLSKFAKDLKRAGLSSVNVSLNSLKPETFFKITRGDLRRTLDGIEEALKVGISLKLNTVVCEHNFEELDELVRFAEKLKVPIRFIELMPIGRKVETRYFERQILQKLAEFDLKFVDIKLGEGPARYFATKDGNYVGVISALSKSFCESCNKIRVSCDGKMYPCLGSTLFVDLLKPLRSGATFDDLQKIVLEAVDLKPSSHTMTSKPVGNKMNQLGG, from the coding sequence ATGATTGACAAATATGGAAGGAAAATCACTTATTTAAGGATTTCTGTCACAGATCGTTGCAACTTCGACTGCTTTTACTGTATAGGCGAAAATAGATCTTTTATCGATGAAGAGAATCTGATGAAACTCAACGAGATAGAAATTCTTGCTGAGGTTTTCAAAAAAATTGGAATAAAGAAGGTTCGGATAACTGGAGGAGAACCGCTTTGCAGAGAGGATATCGTTGATATAGTGAGGCTTTTTGCAAAAGAATTTTCCGTTGCGATGACAACAAACGGTTCTTTGCTTTCAAAGTTTGCCAAAGATCTTAAAAGAGCTGGTTTGTCATCCGTTAACGTTAGCTTGAACAGTTTAAAACCTGAGACGTTCTTCAAAATAACTCGCGGAGACCTTCGTAGAACTCTCGATGGAATAGAGGAAGCTTTGAAAGTTGGGATCAGCTTGAAGTTGAACACAGTTGTTTGTGAACACAACTTCGAGGAACTGGATGAACTTGTTCGTTTTGCGGAAAAGTTGAAAGTTCCAATCAGATTCATCGAGTTGATGCCGATTGGTCGTAAAGTTGAAACAAGGTACTTTGAAAGGCAAATTTTACAAAAGCTTGCTGAGTTTGACTTGAAGTTTGTTGATATCAAACTCGGTGAAGGACCAGCAAGGTATTTTGCAACAAAGGATGGTAACTACGTCGGAGTAATATCCGCTCTCAGCAAATCTTTTTGTGAGAGTTGCAACAAAATAAGGGTATCGTGCGATGGTAAGATGTATCCGTGCCTTGGATCGACTTTGTTCGTCGATTTGCTGAAACCATTGAGATCTGGCGCAACGTTTGATGACCTTCAAAAAATTGTTTTAGAGGCTGTTGATTTAAAACCTTCTTCCCACACTATGACCAGCAAACCGGTGGGCAACAAAATGAACCAATTGGGAGGATGA